One part of the Phacochoerus africanus isolate WHEZ1 chromosome 7, ROS_Pafr_v1, whole genome shotgun sequence genome encodes these proteins:
- the MCRS1 gene encoding microspherule protein 1 isoform X3 — translation MDKDSQGLLDSSLMASGTASRSEDEESLAGQKRASSQALGTIPKRRSSSRFIKRKKFDDELVESSLAKSSTRAKGASGVEPGRCSGSEPSSSEKKKVSKAPSTPVPPSPAPAPGLTKRVKKSKQPLQVTKDLGRWKPADDLLLINAVLQTNDLTSVHLGVKFSCRFTLREVQERWYALLYDPVISKLACQAMRQLHPEAIAAIQSKALFSKAEEQLLSKVGSTSQPTLETFQDLLHRHPDAFYLARTAKALQAHWQLMKQYYLLEDQTVQPLPKGDQVLNFSDAEDLIDDSKLKDMRDEVLEHELTVADRRQKREIRQLEQELHKWQVLVDSITGMSSPDFDNQTLAVLRGRMVRYLMRSREITLGRATKDNQIDVDLSLEGPAWKISRKQGVIKLKNNGDFFIANEGRRPIYIDGRPVLCGSKWRLSNNSVVEIASLRFVFLINQDLIALIRAEAAKITPQ, via the exons ATGGACAAAG ATTCTCAGGGACTGCTAGATTCATCCCTGATGGCATCAGGCACTGCCAGCCGCTCAGAGGATGAGGAGTCGCTGGCAGGGCAGAAGCGGGCCTCCTCACAGGCCTTGGGCACCATCCCTAAACGGAGAAGCTCCTCCAG ATTCATCAAGAGGAAGAAGTTTGATGACGAGCTGGTGGAGAGCAGCCTGGCTAAGTCCTCTACCCGGGCGAAGGGGGCCAGTGGGGTGGAACCAGGGCGCTGTTCGGGGAGTGAGCCTTCCTCCAGTGAGAAGAAGAAG GTGTCCAAGGCCCCCAGCACTCCAGTGCCACCCAGCCCCGCTCCAGCCCCTGGACTCACCAAGCGTGTGAAGAAGAGCAAACAGCCCCTGCAGGTGACCAAGGATCTGGGCCGCTGGAAGCCTGCAGACGACCTCCTCCTCATCAATGCTGTGTTGCAG ACCAACGACCTGACATCTGTCCACCTGGGCGTGAAGTTCAGCTGCCGCTTCACCCTGCGGGAAGTCCAGGAGCGTTGGTACGCCCTGCTCTACGATCCTGTCATCTCCAA GCTGGCCTGCCAGGCTATGAGACAGCTGCACCCAGAGGCCATTGCCGCCATCCAGAGCAAGGCGCTGTTTAGCAAAGCTGAGGAGCAGCTGCTGAGCAAAGTGGGATCG ACCAGCCAGCCCACCTTGGAGACCTTCCAGGACCTGCTGCACAGACACCCCGATGCCTTCTACCTGGCCCGTACTGCCAAGGCTCTGCAGGCCCACTGGCAGCTCATGAAGCAGTATTATCTGCTGGAGGACCAGACAG TGCAGCCGCTGCCCAAGGGGGACCAAGTGCTGAACTTCTCCGATGCAGAGGACTTGATTGATGACAGTAAGCTCAA GGACATGCGAGATGAAGTCTTAGAACATG AGCTGACAGTGGCCGACCGGCGCCAGAAACGAGAGATTCGGCAGCTGGAGCAGGAGCTGCATAAGTGGCAGGTGCTAGTAGACAGCATCACAG GCATGAGCTCTCCGGACTTCGACAACCAGACCCTGGCGGTGCTGCGGGGCCGCATGGTGCGGTACCTGATGCGCTCGCGAGAG ATCACCCTGGGCAGAGCAACCAAGGACAACCAGATCGACGTGGACCTTTCTCTGGAGGGCCCAGCCTGGAAGATCTCCCGGAAGCAAG GGGTCATCAAGCTGAAAAACAACGGTGACTTCTTCATCGCCAATGAGGGCCGGCGGCCCATCTACATCGATGGACGGCCGGTGCTGTGTGGCTCCAAGTGGCGCCTCAGCAACAACTCAGTGGTGGAG ATTGCCAGCCTGCGATTCGTCTTCCTCATCAACCAGGACCTCATTGCCCTTATTCGGGCCGAGGCTGCCAAGATCACGCCACAGTGA
- the MCRS1 gene encoding microspherule protein 1 isoform X1 — protein sequence MDKDSQGLLDSSLMASGTASRSEDEESLAGQKRASSQALGTIPKRRSSSRFIKRKKFDDELVESSLAKSSTRAKGASGVEPGRCSGSEPSSSEKKKVSKAPSTPVPPSPAPAPGLTKRVKKSKQPLQVTKDLGRWKPADDLLLINAVLQTNDLTSVHLGVKFSCRFTLREVQERWYALLYDPVISKLACQAMRQLHPEAIAAIQSKALFSKAEEQLLSKVGSTSQPTLETFQDLLHRHPDAFYLARTAKALQAHWQLMKQYYLLEDQTVQPLPKGDQVLNFSDAEDLIDDSKLKDMRDEVLEHGECAPVGTVRGWKHLLEQRATGQGAGDVRVSFPPHLTAELTVADRRQKREIRQLEQELHKWQVLVDSITGEEAGPGGLGFSSPRRPEPPAPVSQPPRSLPSVDLTLAPCVEGAEEWAVLQHELPSPRHELSGLRQPDPGGAAGPHGAVPDALARDHPGQSNQGQPDRRGPFSGGPSLEDLPEARGHQAEKQR from the exons ATGGACAAAG ATTCTCAGGGACTGCTAGATTCATCCCTGATGGCATCAGGCACTGCCAGCCGCTCAGAGGATGAGGAGTCGCTGGCAGGGCAGAAGCGGGCCTCCTCACAGGCCTTGGGCACCATCCCTAAACGGAGAAGCTCCTCCAG ATTCATCAAGAGGAAGAAGTTTGATGACGAGCTGGTGGAGAGCAGCCTGGCTAAGTCCTCTACCCGGGCGAAGGGGGCCAGTGGGGTGGAACCAGGGCGCTGTTCGGGGAGTGAGCCTTCCTCCAGTGAGAAGAAGAAG GTGTCCAAGGCCCCCAGCACTCCAGTGCCACCCAGCCCCGCTCCAGCCCCTGGACTCACCAAGCGTGTGAAGAAGAGCAAACAGCCCCTGCAGGTGACCAAGGATCTGGGCCGCTGGAAGCCTGCAGACGACCTCCTCCTCATCAATGCTGTGTTGCAG ACCAACGACCTGACATCTGTCCACCTGGGCGTGAAGTTCAGCTGCCGCTTCACCCTGCGGGAAGTCCAGGAGCGTTGGTACGCCCTGCTCTACGATCCTGTCATCTCCAA GCTGGCCTGCCAGGCTATGAGACAGCTGCACCCAGAGGCCATTGCCGCCATCCAGAGCAAGGCGCTGTTTAGCAAAGCTGAGGAGCAGCTGCTGAGCAAAGTGGGATCG ACCAGCCAGCCCACCTTGGAGACCTTCCAGGACCTGCTGCACAGACACCCCGATGCCTTCTACCTGGCCCGTACTGCCAAGGCTCTGCAGGCCCACTGGCAGCTCATGAAGCAGTATTATCTGCTGGAGGACCAGACAG TGCAGCCGCTGCCCAAGGGGGACCAAGTGCTGAACTTCTCCGATGCAGAGGACTTGATTGATGACAGTAAGCTCAA GGACATGCGAGATGAAGTCTTAGAACATGGTGAGTGTGCCCCAGTGGGGACAGTGAGGGGGTGGAAGCACCTGCTGGAACAGAGAGCAACAGGACAAGGTGCTGGTGACGTCAGGGTgtccttcccaccccacctcaccGCAGAGCTGACAGTGGCCGACCGGCGCCAGAAACGAGAGATTCGGCAGCTGGAGCAGGAGCTGCATAAGTGGCAGGTGCTAGTAGACAGCATCACAGGTGAGGAGGCGGGGCCGGGAGGGTTGGGCTTCAGCTCCCCTCGCCGCCCTGAGCCCCCCGCGCCTGTTTCCCAGCCCCCTCGCTCCCTTCCCTCAGTGGATCTCACCCTGGCTCCCTGCGTGGAAGGCGCTGAGGAGTGGGCTGTTCTCCAACACGAGCTGCCCTCCCCTAGGCATGAGCTCTCCGGACTTCGACAACCAGACCCTGGCGGTGCTGCGGGGCCGCATGGTGCGGTACCTGATGCGCTCGCGAGAG ATCACCCTGGGCAGAGCAACCAAGGACAACCAGATCGACGTGGACCTTTCTCTGGAGGGCCCAGCCTGGAAGATCTCCCGGAAGCAAG GGGTCATCAAGCTGAAAAACAACGGTGA
- the MCRS1 gene encoding microspherule protein 1 isoform X2, with translation MASGTASRSEDEESLAGQKRASSQALGTIPKRRSSSRFIKRKKFDDELVESSLAKSSTRAKGASGVEPGRCSGSEPSSSEKKKVSKAPSTPVPPSPAPAPGLTKRVKKSKQPLQVTKDLGRWKPADDLLLINAVLQTNDLTSVHLGVKFSCRFTLREVQERWYALLYDPVISKLACQAMRQLHPEAIAAIQSKALFSKAEEQLLSKVGSTSQPTLETFQDLLHRHPDAFYLARTAKALQAHWQLMKQYYLLEDQTVQPLPKGDQVLNFSDAEDLIDDSKLKDMRDEVLEHGECAPVGTVRGWKHLLEQRATGQGAGDVRVSFPPHLTAELTVADRRQKREIRQLEQELHKWQVLVDSITGEEAGPGGLGFSSPRRPEPPAPVSQPPRSLPSVDLTLAPCVEGAEEWAVLQHELPSPRHELSGLRQPDPGGAAGPHGAVPDALARDHPGQSNQGQPDRRGPFSGGPSLEDLPEARGHQAEKQR, from the exons ATGGCATCAGGCACTGCCAGCCGCTCAGAGGATGAGGAGTCGCTGGCAGGGCAGAAGCGGGCCTCCTCACAGGCCTTGGGCACCATCCCTAAACGGAGAAGCTCCTCCAG ATTCATCAAGAGGAAGAAGTTTGATGACGAGCTGGTGGAGAGCAGCCTGGCTAAGTCCTCTACCCGGGCGAAGGGGGCCAGTGGGGTGGAACCAGGGCGCTGTTCGGGGAGTGAGCCTTCCTCCAGTGAGAAGAAGAAG GTGTCCAAGGCCCCCAGCACTCCAGTGCCACCCAGCCCCGCTCCAGCCCCTGGACTCACCAAGCGTGTGAAGAAGAGCAAACAGCCCCTGCAGGTGACCAAGGATCTGGGCCGCTGGAAGCCTGCAGACGACCTCCTCCTCATCAATGCTGTGTTGCAG ACCAACGACCTGACATCTGTCCACCTGGGCGTGAAGTTCAGCTGCCGCTTCACCCTGCGGGAAGTCCAGGAGCGTTGGTACGCCCTGCTCTACGATCCTGTCATCTCCAA GCTGGCCTGCCAGGCTATGAGACAGCTGCACCCAGAGGCCATTGCCGCCATCCAGAGCAAGGCGCTGTTTAGCAAAGCTGAGGAGCAGCTGCTGAGCAAAGTGGGATCG ACCAGCCAGCCCACCTTGGAGACCTTCCAGGACCTGCTGCACAGACACCCCGATGCCTTCTACCTGGCCCGTACTGCCAAGGCTCTGCAGGCCCACTGGCAGCTCATGAAGCAGTATTATCTGCTGGAGGACCAGACAG TGCAGCCGCTGCCCAAGGGGGACCAAGTGCTGAACTTCTCCGATGCAGAGGACTTGATTGATGACAGTAAGCTCAA GGACATGCGAGATGAAGTCTTAGAACATGGTGAGTGTGCCCCAGTGGGGACAGTGAGGGGGTGGAAGCACCTGCTGGAACAGAGAGCAACAGGACAAGGTGCTGGTGACGTCAGGGTgtccttcccaccccacctcaccGCAGAGCTGACAGTGGCCGACCGGCGCCAGAAACGAGAGATTCGGCAGCTGGAGCAGGAGCTGCATAAGTGGCAGGTGCTAGTAGACAGCATCACAGGTGAGGAGGCGGGGCCGGGAGGGTTGGGCTTCAGCTCCCCTCGCCGCCCTGAGCCCCCCGCGCCTGTTTCCCAGCCCCCTCGCTCCCTTCCCTCAGTGGATCTCACCCTGGCTCCCTGCGTGGAAGGCGCTGAGGAGTGGGCTGTTCTCCAACACGAGCTGCCCTCCCCTAGGCATGAGCTCTCCGGACTTCGACAACCAGACCCTGGCGGTGCTGCGGGGCCGCATGGTGCGGTACCTGATGCGCTCGCGAGAG ATCACCCTGGGCAGAGCAACCAAGGACAACCAGATCGACGTGGACCTTTCTCTGGAGGGCCCAGCCTGGAAGATCTCCCGGAAGCAAG GGGTCATCAAGCTGAAAAACAACGGTGA